In Oceanobacillus sp. FSL K6-2867, one DNA window encodes the following:
- a CDS encoding DNA polymerase IV, whose protein sequence is MAISEQKKGRVIFHIDMNCFYASVEMAYNPNLKGKPLAIAGNPEERKGIIVTSSYEARAKGVKTTMTIWQARKLCPELIIMKPNFDRYRLASKEIFKMLAEITPYVQPVSIDEGYMDVTETAALGTPIEIAQNLQQRILNELDIPCSIGIGPNKFLAKMASDMKKPLGITVLRKRELSQTMWPLPVGEMYGIGEKTAQKLNTIHVETIGDLAKKNVYELKQLLGINGERLKNRANGIDLRPVDPDAIYEFKSIGSSQTLPYDTTDWSEINSLMLLLADNVERRMKRKNAAGKSVQITIRYHDRKTITRSRKLQTYIDQKADILFIANELFEQHWNQEPIRLLGITVQDVEEKQQLGQQLDLFTYENVAKKEKLYSVIDDLAEKYGKNPFKQWETNEKKDNAEPRTSFQKDFLDDYKK, encoded by the coding sequence ATGGCAATTTCTGAACAAAAAAAAGGAAGGGTCATTTTTCATATTGATATGAATTGCTTCTATGCATCAGTTGAAATGGCTTATAACCCAAATTTAAAAGGAAAGCCATTAGCAATTGCTGGAAACCCTGAGGAGCGTAAGGGGATTATTGTGACAAGCAGCTACGAAGCAAGGGCAAAAGGCGTAAAAACAACGATGACAATTTGGCAAGCTAGAAAGCTTTGTCCAGAGCTTATTATTATGAAGCCTAATTTTGATCGTTATCGGCTTGCTTCTAAGGAAATTTTTAAAATGCTTGCTGAAATTACTCCTTATGTTCAACCCGTTTCGATTGATGAGGGGTATATGGATGTGACAGAGACGGCAGCCCTTGGAACCCCAATCGAAATTGCACAAAATCTCCAGCAGCGAATACTAAATGAATTAGATATACCTTGCAGTATTGGAATCGGGCCAAATAAATTTCTGGCTAAAATGGCATCAGACATGAAAAAACCACTGGGAATAACAGTATTGAGAAAAAGAGAACTGTCCCAGACGATGTGGCCATTACCAGTTGGAGAGATGTATGGTATTGGAGAAAAAACAGCGCAAAAATTGAATACGATTCATGTTGAAACAATTGGTGACTTAGCCAAAAAGAATGTCTATGAGCTGAAGCAGTTGCTTGGGATTAATGGAGAACGATTGAAAAACAGAGCAAATGGTATTGATCTAAGACCTGTTGACCCTGATGCAATCTACGAATTTAAAAGTATCGGAAGCTCACAGACCTTGCCGTATGACACGACGGATTGGAGTGAGATAAACAGCTTAATGCTTCTGCTGGCAGATAATGTGGAGAGAAGAATGAAACGAAAAAATGCGGCTGGAAAAAGTGTGCAGATTACAATTCGCTATCATGACCGAAAAACCATTACAAGGAGCAGAAAACTGCAAACGTACATTGATCAGAAGGCTGATATTTTATTTATTGCAAATGAATTATTTGAACAGCATTGGAATCAGGAACCAATACGCTTGTTAGGAATTACAGTTCAGGATGTAGAAGAAAAACAACAGCTTGGCCAGCAGCTCGATTTATTTACTTATGAGAACGTAGCAAAAAAGGAAAAGCTATACAGTGTAATAGATGATTTGGCAGAAAAATATGGAAAAAACCCTTTTAAGCAATGGGAAACTAACGAAAAGAAAGATAATGCAGAGCCGAGAACAAGTTTTCAAAAAGACTTTCTTGATGACTATAAAAAATAA
- a CDS encoding aldehyde dehydrogenase, producing the protein MDYIETIVNNQRAFFLNGNTVDYTFRKDRLEKLREMLKKNENKIYMALKKDLNKSKHETLTTELGFLYSEIDVAIKNLRYWMAAEKVPSPITHKGSKSYIMKEPFGVVLVISPWNYPLQLALAPVIGAIAAGNCVIIKPSEYAKATSMLLADMVESAFDSSYLTVIEGDQEISTELLKQRFDSIFFTGSSEVGKIVMRAASEHLTPVTLELGGKSPAIVDEDANINLAAKRIVWGKFTNAGQTCVAPDYVYVHESAKFKLLKAMKKHVKAFYGKDPLRNSDYTKIINEKHFNRLEAFLTEGTVLHGGNSDRESLMIEPTILDKITWEDSVMKSEIFGPILPVLTFTNIEDTLYKIKKMEKPLALYYFGDNEKMQQQVMEYVSFGGGSINDTLYHLANPHLPFGGVGNSGMGSYHGKHSFDTFSHKKGILKQTTKFDLPFRYPGSKLAETVVKNMIK; encoded by the coding sequence ATGGATTACATCGAAACAATTGTAAATAATCAACGAGCTTTTTTTCTAAACGGGAATACGGTGGATTATACATTTCGTAAAGATAGATTAGAAAAGCTAAGAGAAATGCTAAAAAAGAACGAGAACAAAATCTATATGGCATTGAAAAAGGACTTAAACAAATCAAAACACGAAACATTAACAACAGAACTTGGATTTCTTTATTCTGAAATTGATGTCGCTATTAAAAATCTTAGGTACTGGATGGCTGCCGAGAAAGTCCCATCCCCTATTACACATAAAGGGTCAAAAAGCTATATTATGAAAGAACCTTTTGGGGTAGTGTTAGTCATATCTCCTTGGAATTATCCGCTGCAGTTAGCACTAGCCCCAGTTATAGGTGCAATCGCTGCCGGAAATTGCGTGATTATAAAGCCATCAGAGTACGCAAAAGCAACGTCCATGCTTTTAGCCGATATGGTTGAAAGTGCTTTCGATAGTTCTTATTTAACGGTTATTGAAGGTGACCAGGAGATAAGCACAGAATTATTAAAACAGCGTTTTGATTCGATTTTCTTTACTGGTAGTTCAGAGGTAGGTAAAATCGTCATGCGTGCAGCAAGTGAGCATTTAACACCTGTTACGCTTGAGCTTGGTGGTAAAAGTCCAGCAATCGTTGATGAAGATGCAAATATAAACCTAGCAGCAAAACGCATTGTATGGGGAAAATTTACTAATGCGGGACAAACCTGCGTTGCACCTGATTACGTATATGTTCATGAATCGGCTAAATTCAAGCTGCTTAAAGCAATGAAGAAGCATGTGAAGGCGTTTTACGGGAAAGACCCACTTCGGAATAGTGATTACACAAAAATTATCAATGAAAAGCATTTTAATCGCCTGGAAGCATTTCTGACAGAGGGCACTGTCTTGCATGGTGGTAATTCAGATCGAGAGTCACTCATGATTGAACCTACGATATTGGACAAAATCACATGGGAAGACTCCGTTATGAAATCAGAAATTTTCGGACCGATTTTGCCAGTGCTCACATTTACAAATATCGAAGATACACTTTATAAAATTAAAAAAATGGAAAAACCGCTTGCCCTTTACTATTTTGGTGATAATGAAAAGATGCAACAGCAAGTTATGGAGTATGTTTCCTTCGGTGGTGGATCCATAAATGATACATTATATCACTTAGCAAATCCTCACCTTCCATTTGGAGGGGTTGGTAATAGCGGCATGGGGTCTTATCATGGGAAACACAGCTTTGATACCTTCTCCCATAAAAAGGGCATCCTAAAACAAACAACAAAATTCGATTTACCCTTCCGTTATCCTGGAAGCAAGCTAGCGGAAACGGTAGTGAAGAATATGATAAAATAG
- the rnz gene encoding ribonuclease Z, with product MELIFLGTGAGVPSKERNVSAIALSLLQELNSIWLFDCGEATQHQILRTSIKPRKIDKIFITHLHGDHIYGLPGLLSSRSFQAGEELLTVYGPKGIAEYIHTSLDISGTHLNYPLKVVEINEGMIVEDDTFTVQAELLDHGIPSYGFRITEKDKTGELLVDKLLDIGIKPGPIYSQIKSNTMIQLEDGQKLYQKDFIGPNKKGRVICILGDTRSQEDYSEFVKGADLLIHEATFTSEKAELARNYFHSTNTEAALLAARSGVKQLLLTHISSRYQTEDDQKIIAEAREIFPETYLAKDFFRFHIATKN from the coding sequence ATGGAATTAATATTTCTTGGTACAGGCGCCGGTGTTCCCTCTAAAGAGCGCAATGTATCAGCAATAGCGTTATCGCTGTTACAGGAGCTGAACAGCATTTGGCTGTTTGACTGCGGCGAAGCTACACAGCATCAAATTTTACGTACCAGCATAAAACCAAGAAAAATAGATAAAATTTTTATTACCCACCTGCACGGAGACCATATTTATGGTCTTCCTGGTCTTTTAAGCAGTCGCTCCTTTCAGGCTGGAGAAGAATTATTAACTGTATACGGTCCAAAAGGAATTGCAGAATATATTCATACAAGCTTGGATATAAGTGGAACACATCTCAATTACCCATTAAAAGTTGTGGAAATTAATGAAGGCATGATTGTAGAAGATGATACATTCACTGTCCAAGCGGAATTGCTTGATCATGGAATACCAAGTTATGGATTCCGAATTACAGAAAAAGATAAAACTGGAGAATTGCTAGTTGATAAACTACTAGATATTGGGATTAAACCGGGACCAATTTATAGTCAAATTAAAAGCAATACAATGATACAATTAGAAGACGGCCAAAAACTATATCAAAAAGACTTTATAGGTCCAAACAAAAAAGGCCGGGTAATTTGTATACTTGGCGATACCAGAAGCCAAGAGGATTATAGTGAGTTCGTTAAAGGAGCTGATTTACTAATACACGAGGCAACCTTTACGAGCGAAAAAGCCGAGCTGGCACGAAACTATTTTCACTCCACGAATACGGAAGCCGCATTACTTGCTGCTCGAAGTGGTGTAAAACAGTTGCTGTTAACCCATATCTCATCACGTTATCAAACAGAAGATGATCAAAAAATCATTGCAGAGGCTCGTGAAATTTTTCCTGAGACTTATCTAGCCAAAGATTTTTTCCGGTTTCATATAGCAACCAAAAACTAG
- a CDS encoding glycerophosphodiester phosphodiesterase produces MTMIIAHRGASKVAPENTMPAFELALRMKAEAIETDVQLTKDNIPVLIHDEHVKRTTNSHGYIKDYHLAELKKLDAGSWFSKNFGGATILTLEEFLQWMVNTPLHLHLELKNNKIDYMHLEPIVYELLSQYKVADRTTISTFNPDSVQRFSQLSSTIEIALLTSRKINNLPRYAKELGAKAVHIKYRLLNKKLIQQCQHENMRVRVYTVNQFSSMMRCFRIGCDGIFTDVPNKAILYRNLT; encoded by the coding sequence ATGACAATGATCATCGCGCATCGCGGAGCTAGTAAAGTTGCTCCTGAAAATACAATGCCAGCATTCGAGCTAGCGCTTCGTATGAAAGCTGAAGCAATTGAAACCGACGTACAGTTGACTAAAGATAACATCCCAGTTCTAATTCATGATGAGCATGTAAAACGCACAACAAACAGTCATGGTTACATAAAAGATTATCATCTTGCAGAATTAAAAAAGCTTGATGCGGGCTCATGGTTTTCAAAAAATTTTGGAGGAGCAACGATATTAACACTGGAGGAATTTCTGCAATGGATGGTTAATACGCCTCTACACTTACATCTTGAACTGAAAAATAATAAAATAGATTATATGCACTTAGAACCAATTGTGTATGAGTTGCTTAGTCAGTATAAAGTTGCAGATCGAACGACCATCTCAACGTTCAATCCAGATAGCGTACAGCGTTTTAGCCAATTAAGCTCAACGATTGAAATTGCATTACTCACATCACGTAAAATCAATAATCTGCCACGCTATGCAAAAGAATTAGGTGCAAAAGCCGTTCATATTAAATATCGGTTGTTAAATAAAAAATTGATTCAACAATGCCAGCATGAGAACATGAGAGTTCGTGTCTATACGGTTAATCAATTCTCATCAATGATGCGCTGCTTTCGGATAGGCTGTGATGGTATATTTACTGATGTTCCTAACAAAGCAATACTATATCGAAATTTGACATAG
- a CDS encoding SDR family oxidoreductase produces MIEKALNPRKIIITGASSGIGEQLCRKIAENGGIPIMLARSEDKLMAIQMDLKLELQAESYIYKVDLQDKDDIDITIQTILDEHKQIHGLINNAGMGVFDAVEDMKWLDLHEMFQLNVFSLIRITQLLIPHFNQYRQGHIINIASQAGKISTPKSGAYGASKHAVIGLTNTLRQEMAGKGIFVTAVNLGPVRTNFFNSADPSGSYKQSVDRYMLDPQRVAHTIIRYLFTKKREINMPFWMEAGSVFYRLFPGLMEKLLHRSFNKK; encoded by the coding sequence ATGATTGAAAAGGCACTTAACCCCAGAAAAATTATTATTACAGGAGCATCAAGCGGTATTGGTGAACAGTTATGCAGGAAGATAGCAGAAAATGGCGGTATTCCAATTATGCTAGCACGCTCTGAAGATAAACTAATGGCAATTCAGATGGACTTGAAATTGGAGTTGCAAGCAGAAAGTTATATATATAAAGTTGATTTACAGGATAAAGATGATATAGACATCACTATCCAAACCATTTTAGATGAGCATAAGCAAATACATGGCTTGATTAATAATGCAGGAATGGGTGTCTTTGATGCTGTGGAAGATATGAAATGGTTAGATTTACATGAAATGTTCCAGTTAAATGTTTTTTCGTTGATTCGAATCACCCAGTTATTAATTCCTCACTTCAATCAATATAGACAAGGACATATTATAAATATTGCTTCGCAAGCTGGAAAGATTTCCACGCCAAAATCCGGTGCCTATGGTGCATCCAAACACGCTGTTATTGGTTTAACCAATACATTGCGTCAAGAAATGGCTGGCAAGGGAATTTTCGTAACAGCTGTTAATCTCGGTCCTGTACGTACAAACTTTTTCAATTCGGCTGATCCGAGCGGAAGCTACAAGCAAAGTGTGGATCGGTATATGCTTGATCCTCAACGGGTAGCTCATACAATTATTCGATATTTATTTACGAAAAAAAGGGAAATTAATATGCCTTTCTGGATGGAAGCCGGGAGTGTTTTTTACCGATTATTTCCTGGCCTGATGGAGAAGCTCTTGCACAGGTCTTTTAATAAAAAGTAA
- a CDS encoding iron-sulfur cluster biosynthesis family protein — protein sequence MKLTITPEAEQELKDIKTNDSSLVLWYDTDGCGCGVNGLPTIKLVTERQDYYEELTGNTTLATFIDSRQAVFFSNDMKLDIRNGVFRLSSPEGILNPFITTQQVIQR from the coding sequence ATGAAATTAACGATTACACCTGAGGCTGAACAGGAACTAAAGGATATTAAAACAAATGATAGCAGCCTTGTTTTATGGTATGACACAGATGGGTGTGGATGTGGTGTGAATGGGCTGCCTACGATTAAATTGGTTACCGAAAGGCAGGATTATTACGAAGAACTTACGGGGAATACAACACTCGCAACTTTCATTGATAGCAGACAAGCTGTTTTCTTTTCGAATGACATGAAACTGGATATTCGAAATGGTGTTTTCCGGCTTTCTAGTCCTGAAGGTATCCTAAATCCGTTTATTACTACTCAGCAAGTGATACAAAGATAG
- a CDS encoding aldo/keto reductase — protein sequence MKKNRLGKSDIMISELTLGCMSLGTDINKAKKIIDAAIDHGINHLDTADLYDFGKNEEIIGEAIKNKREQIVLTTKVGNHFDKEKKTWFWDPSKGYIEQAVKNSLKRLQTDYIDFYMLHGGTIEDPIHETIDAFEELKQAGYIRAYGISSIRPNVIREYIEHSSIDGVMTQYSLLDRRPEETTLDLLHANGISVLARGPLAKGMLSNDAERVIRRKGDEGYLDYSYTELCAVHQGISQLQQHKSSRNTLALNYALKHPAIATAVFGASSIEQLKENVAYNNTQQLTNEEYDQLKQITKANMYTNHR from the coding sequence ATGAAGAAAAACAGATTGGGAAAATCCGATATTATGATTTCAGAGCTAACATTAGGCTGTATGTCACTTGGAACGGACATAAATAAAGCGAAGAAAATCATTGATGCCGCAATTGATCATGGAATTAATCATCTAGACACTGCGGATTTATATGATTTCGGTAAAAATGAAGAAATTATTGGTGAAGCTATTAAAAATAAAAGGGAGCAAATTGTCCTCACAACAAAGGTCGGAAACCATTTTGATAAGGAGAAGAAAACATGGTTTTGGGACCCGTCCAAAGGATATATTGAACAAGCTGTTAAAAATAGTTTAAAACGTCTGCAAACAGATTATATTGATTTTTATATGCTGCACGGCGGAACAATTGAAGATCCGATTCATGAGACAATTGATGCTTTCGAAGAATTAAAACAAGCGGGTTACATACGTGCTTATGGAATCTCCTCCATACGTCCAAATGTAATTCGTGAATATATTGAGCATTCGTCTATTGATGGTGTAATGACACAATACAGCCTGCTCGATCGCAGGCCAGAGGAGACGACATTAGATCTTCTTCACGCTAACGGAATTAGCGTACTGGCACGCGGTCCATTAGCAAAAGGAATGCTAAGCAATGACGCCGAAAGGGTTATTAGAAGAAAAGGAGACGAAGGATATCTTGATTATTCCTACACAGAATTATGCGCTGTCCATCAAGGTATCTCCCAATTACAGCAGCACAAATCTTCTCGAAATACTCTCGCATTAAATTATGCGCTGAAGCACCCTGCAATAGCAACAGCAGTCTTTGGAGCAAGCTCGATTGAACAGTTAAAGGAAAACGTAGCATACAATAACACACAGCAATTAACAAATGAGGAATATGACCAATTAAAGCAAATTACAAAAGCTAATATGTACACAAATCATCGATAA